AGTGAAATATTGCTAGTAAGCAGAAAACACAATTTGCGATCAGGAGGTTTCAATGCCGTACAAGATGCTTTTCGCCATGCTTCTCGGCCTACTCATAAGCGCAGGTATGGCAGGGTGCGCCGGCCAAGAACAAGAGCCTGCCGAGCCGGGCACTGAGCCAGCTCCAGAAGGAGAGGATCCGTGGGGTCAGCCAGAGCCACAACAAGAAGAGGATCCATTTGGCGGCGGTGGAGAACAGTGGTAGCAACGCGAACTGTCTAACCGCTGAGCACCCCTGCAGAGTGCAAGGCGCTTACGGGGGGTGCTTCGAATTTATACCAACACCAATTCTGCACGCTATTTGAATAAGGCTGGTTTAAACGAAATCATCTATATAGCGACCACAGCCATCGGCACAGTCATCCTTCCCCTGCACACTGGCACTTACCAATAGCATTTGGCCCCTAAGCAGATCGGTCTGGTCTTCGATAGCTGCCTTAATGGCCTCCTTGGCTTGGTGCCCTTTGTAGCCGCCGTAGAGGCCGGCACCAATGCTGAGAATACCCACCAATTCCATACTTATCCCTCCCTCCTGACATAGATGTCGCCAGCAGACAACAAGATAGTATCCCTTTCAAAGTATAAGACCTAATACTACCCCGATCGTGATCAATTACAAGCTCTTCCTTTTGCATATCCGAACCTGCCATATTGGGCGCCTCTACCTCCCTGAGTCATTTGGCTGCCCCGATATGGGGGTGTTAGCACCGGGACGGCGGCATGAAGCCGCTAGGTGGATTCACGGCATCATCCACACCGGAACAGCCAACACCCCAGGGGTAGTTTTAAAGTTTCAATAGTGCAACCCTTAGACGGCGATTTAAGTTATCATCTGGATTATGGACAACATGCGCTACCCTTCAGACAAAAACTTGTTACCCCATATAAACACCCCAAGCGAACTGCGGACATTGCCCATTGAGCGATTACCTCATTTGGCTCAGGAGGTTCGCGAATACCTTATCGATTGCGTTTCGCAAAGTGGCGGCCATCTAGCCGCCGGACTTGGGGCTGTAGAGCTAACCATAGCCCTCCACTACACCTTGAACACCCCAGATGACCGAGTTGTATGGGACGTTGGCCACCAGTGCTACGCCCATAAGGTTTTAACCGGCCGCAGGGAAGAGCTCAAACGTATTCGCCAGAGCGACGGACCAGCTGGATTTCCCTGCCGAGACGAGAGCACTTTTGATGCCTTTGGTGTAGGCCACTCTTCAACAAGCATAAGTGCTGCACTTGGCATGTCGCTAGGTGCCCAGGCTACTGGCTCAGGCAGGCGCAGCATAGCGGTTATCGGCGATGGCGGCATGACCGCCGGTGAGGCATTTGAGGCCCTTAATCACGCCGGGGGGATTGAAGCCGACCTACTAGTCATCCTCAACGACAATGAGATGTCGATATCCGAAAACGTCGGCGCACTGTCCAACTACTTAACAAGATTGCTCTCCGCACCACTGACCGGGTCGCTGCGCAGAGGGGCTCGCGATGTGTTGCGCCACGTCCCTCCCGTTCACCAGCTGGCCAGACGGACCGAAGAGCATGTAAAGGGAATGCTCGCCCCCGGCACACTGTTCGAGGAGCTTGGCTTTAACTACTTTGGCCCGGTTGATGGACATGACCTGCCAGGCCTTATCCAAGTGCTCCAGAACCTTCGCGATCAACCGGGACCCCGCCTACTGCATATAGTTACCCGCAAAGGCAAGGGTTATGCCCCGGCAGAAAAAGACCCCATTAGCTATCACGGTGTCGGCCGCTTTGACCCCAAGCATGGTTTAACCAAGTCGGCAAGCGGCTCGCTAAGCTACACTGATGTGTTCAGTCGCTGGATATGCCGAGCTGCCGCTGAGGACTCAAGAGTTCAGGCGATAACCCCTGCCATGCGCGAGGGATCCGGTCTAAATGAGTTTGCCGAACAGTTTCCAGCACGTTTTTTTGACGTTGGCATAGCCGAACAACATGCTATAACCTTCGCCGCCGGGCTTGCTTGTGAGGGCACCAAACCGGTAGTAGCAATTTACTCCACCTTCTTGCAACGCGGCTATGACCAGCTAATCCACGATGTTGCCTTACAGCGGCTCCCAGTGATTTTCGCCATCGACAGGGCCGGCATAGTCGGAGCCGACGGCGCCACTCACCAAGGCACATACGACATTAGCTTTTTGCGCTGTATCCCGGATATGGTGATCATGGCCCCGAGCAGCGCGGTTGAGTGCTGGCGGATGTTAAGCACCGGACTAACCCACACAGGGCCATCGGCAATTCGCTATCCGCGCGGCAAAGACAATGCCACAAAACTGCCCGACGACCTCGAGCCGATCCCAGTAGGCAAGGCAGTAGTCAAACGCAGCGGAGAATCGGGCACTGTAGTCCTAGCATTTGGCCCGCTGCTTGCCGCAGCAGAAGCCGTTGCAGATGAGTTAGACCTGACTATAGTAGACATGCGTTTCGTTAAACCCCTCGACACTGAAACCATTGCTGATATTGCTAGCTGCCATCACCATATAGTTACCATTGAGGAGAATGTCATTAGCGGAGGCGCGGGCAGCGCGGTCAGTGAATTTTTGCATAGAGAGGGCGTAAAAAATGTATCCATTACTCACATGGGGCTCCCTGACCGACCGATTGAGCACGGCGAGCGTGATGAACTGCTCGCCACGTTAGGCCTAGACGCTCAAGGCTTGAGGCAAGTTGTCTTAAGAGAAGATAATCTTGACTAACGAATCCTTAATCTCCCAAGCATTGGAGAAGAAAAAGGCTAAGCACGAACGCTTTGCCGAGATCGACTATATCCGGCTAACAGATGCACAGGGCGGCTGGCCAAGGGGTACCGTGTTCCTCAATAACCGTGCAGTACCAGGCTACCCATCAATAGGTCGGGTTCTTAATCTCGAGCAAGGGCTTGAGCAACAATTTTATGCCCCGTTCCATGCCGAAGAGAAGATCGACGGCTACAACGTAAGGATAGTTAAGCACGAAGGGCACTATCTAGCCTTCTCCCGAGGCGGGTTCGTCTGCCCATTCACCACTGACCGCTTACCTGATCTAATAGATACCGACATACTTGATAGTCACCCCGACTTAGTAATTTGCGGTGAAGTAGCCGGGCCCGGCAACCCGTACCTCGAAGGGCATCCACCTGATATTAGCGATGAGATAGTATTACTGGTATTCGACTTGATGCGCTTTGATGAGCTTGGTTTTTTTGAAACCACCGAGAAGCTGAACATCATTAGGCAATTCAACCTGCCAGCAGTACCTTACCATGGGCGTTTCGAGCCCCATCAAGCCCAACAGATCAGGGATATTCTTCCAGAGCTCGATGATCGGGGGGTAGAAGGCCTAGTGCTAAAGGAGGAGGGGGCACGACAGAAGCGCGCCAAATATGTCACCCCAGCCTCAGTGGTGCAAGACATCCGGGCTATGGGTGACGCCTTGATGGACATGCCAGCAGAATACTTCACCAATAGACTGCTGCGACTAGTGCTCATCCTCGAGGAATCGCCGCAGCTCGATTCCTCACAGCTTCGCTATGAGCTCGGCTGCGCCCTGATTGACCCCCTGCTGGAGGCCGCACGCAACCACCCAGCAACACACAAGGTCTCACACCACTTTGAGTGTCGCTTCCGGCACCGCATTAACGCCGAGCGTTTTATTCAGCACATTAGCCGAGCACCACAGAGAGAGATTCACTCATCAGTCAGATCACTAGAAGAGGATCAAGACGGCTATTGGGTCTTAACCTTTGAGCGTGTCTTCCCTCGCGTCAGCGGCCTCCTTGCCAACTTTCTCAGTGGTGGTCAGGTCCACGACTAGCCCAAATCTAGCCGCCGCCCTATATCTGACTACTACGCAGAAAACTATCATGCGTACTCGTCGAGCTGGTGCTGGCCATCATCTTGCTGATCGATAGCATCAGAACCCTCCTGGCGCGCCGGCTGTTTATCCTGCGACCCATTATCAGCCAAAGCTTTGCGCTTATTTTTGTCATTGCGCAAACGCTCATCAATGGCATCAGGCCGATCAGGCTCATCACTCCTATGCCCAGTCTTCTCAATGCGTGGAAACGGCGCTACCGGCTCAACCGCGTTCACTTCCTTGAGTTTACGCAGCTGGATGTTCCGACTTACATCACGAATTGGGGGAACGTTGAACATGGCATCCCCTCCTCTATTTAGACCTTCAAGCTAGTCTCCAAAACAAGCAGAAGCCCCTAAAGCGCATATACTAGGCTTAGATCTACAAACTATTTATCCTCCTTTGCTCATAATCGGCCGTTCACCATCTTTCTTGACAAAGCTGATAACATCCATGATGTGCAAAGGAGTATAGCTAAAGCTTGGTCTAAGCAGCCAACTGGTTCAAAATAGACTTCAAGTGCAGCGGGCAGAGTAGTTGAACGCGTTTCTGCACTTGTCACTAACTTTCATAACCCACCTGGAGGGAGATTTCAAGCCAATGCAGATCCAGATAAACCCCGGCTCCGGTGTTCACATATCCGAGGCTCTCGAGCGCAACATACACGAGGCCCTAGGAGCCATTGACCGGCGCTTTGGAGACCAATTGACACGCATCGAAGTACACTTCCAGGATGTCAATGGACCAAAAGGCGGGGTAAACAAGCACTGCCGCATAGAGGCCAGGCCCCGGGGCCTTGACCCGGTCATCGCCGAGAACACCGCAGAGGATGCATACGACTCGGCGCGAGGCGCGGCGCGCAAGCTGGAAAGCGTGTTAGATACTCGCTTCGGCAAGTTAGCTAGCAAGCAACGGGGCAACAACCACTGATTAGCTGATAAGCGGCTTTTCATCCCGCCTTATAGGGAGCTTCACAACTCCCTATTTGGGGCGGGTGCTAAACATTAAACCTGAAATGCACTACATCGCCTTCTTGTAGGACGTATTCCTTGCCCTCAAGACGCATCTTGCCAGCCTCTTTAGCTCCTTGCTCACCACCACAGCTAACAAGATCGTCAAAGCTAGTAACTTCGGCGCGAATAAAGCCGCGCTGCATATCGCTATGAATCTTCCCCGCTGCTTGTGGGGCAGTTGACCCTGCTGTTACGGTCCATGCTCGCACCTCCTGCGGGCCGGCGGTGAAGAAGGTCTGCAAGCCGAGCAGCCTGTAGCCGGCGCGAATAACCATATTCAATCCGGGCTCATCAAGGCCGTAAGCGCTAAGCATTTCTGCTCGGTCCGCGTCTTCAAGAACAGCCAACTCCGCCTCAATGGCCGCACAAACCGGAACCACCTCAGCTTTTTCGGCTGCGGCACGCTGCTGCACAGACTCCAGCAAGGGGTTTTCGGCGAACCCATCTTCTGCAACATTGGCTATGTACATCAGCGGCTTATTAGTAAGCAGGTGAAACTCCTTGAGCTTATGGCGACTCTCCTCATCAAGATCGAGCGCCCGTACCGGGCTACCGCTATCCAGCCCATCGCGTACTCGCTCAAGCAGATCGCGCATCCCCACCGCCTGCTTATCGCCACTTTTTGCTGCGCGCTCTTGTCTTTGCAAGGCTTTATTTAGCGTATCAAGATCGGCAAGGGCCAGTTCGGTTGCGATTGTCTCAATATCAGACACTGGATCTATGCTGCCGCTTACATGGTGTACATCTTCGTCCTCAAAACAACGTACAACCATAGCAATGGCGTCCGTTTCGCGGATGTGGGCCAGAAACTGATTGCCCAACCCCTCGCCTTGCGCAGCACCTGATACCAACCCGGCGATATCGACAAACTCCATCGTGGTAGGGACCACCTTGTTCGGCTTAACCAGCCGGGCAAGTTCATCTAGCCTCGGGTCAGGCACGGGGACTATGCCAACGTTTGGGTCTATAGTGCAGAAAGGGTAGTTTTCGGCCGGGATATCGTTTTTTGTTAAGGCGTTGAATAATGTCGACTTGCCCACGTTAGGCAGGCCGACGATACCGCAATTAAATCCCATAAGGAAACTCAACCATGTAGTTGACGGCAGGCGCGATCCCAATCACCCGCCAGTAGCCAGGGTAGCACTTCGGCGGCCTCTTCCACAGCGACCTCAAGTTGCCTGCGCTCCGCTTTACTCGGCTGCGATAAGACGTGGCTGACAACGCCATCACGATGGCCAGGATGGCCAACACCGATTCTTACTCTAGCAAACTCTGCCGAGCCTAACGTCGCCTGGGTGTGTCGCAACCCCTTATGGCCGCCATGACCTCCGCCACGCTTAATGCGGACCGTTCCGGGCGGGAGGTCCAACTCATCGTGGGCAACTAATATTGACTGGACCGGAATATTGTAGTAATTGGCCATCGCGCCAATCGAGTTGCCGCTATGATTCATGAAGGTAGTAGGCTCAAGCAATCGGCAAGTATAACCATCTATGTTCACACGGCCTGTTACGCCGGAAAATTTCTTTTCCAGACGCAGCTCGCCGCCATGGCGCCGGAGCAACTCCTCAATAAACCAGAACCCGGCATTGTGCCGGGTTCCTTCGTACTTTGCGCCGGGGTTGCCAAGGCCGACGATGAGCCTAAACTCACCCTCTTGACCTTGCACTGGCGGATCACTCGCTTTCGGCTGACTCTTCGCCGCCGGAGTCTCCGCCGCGCGTCTTACGAGTTGCCTGAACCGATACCACAGGCGCATCATGTCCAACTCCGTGTTGCAGCGCAGCTGACTCTACTCCGCTAGGCAGGTGCAATTCGCTTATATGAACCGCTTTGCCAACATCAAGCTTAGAGACGTCGACATCGATATGGGTGGGCAGATCTTGCGGATAACACACGACCTCTATATCCAGCATATCGTGATGCAGAACACCGCCTTTCTTAACCCCGGGCGACACCTCCTCACCATGGATATGCAGCGGCACTTGGACAAAGATCTTCCTATCCGATTGGACTCGCTGCAGATCTATATGCTGCACCAAAGGCTTATAAGGATGGCGCTGCATGTCCTTAACGATGGCCTGGGTCTTCTCAGAGCCAATTTTGAGCTCCAGGATCGAAGAGAAGAAGCTCTCCTCCTCAAGCAACCTATACAACTGATCGTTGTCTATTGCCACCGGCTGTGGTTCTTTTCCTGCACCGTAGACGATTCCGGGCACCCGCCGTGCGCGACGTAAGCGGCGCATAGCCCCACGGCCGGTTTCGCTGCGCGGATGCGCGTCGAGCGTCATTTCCACCGTCATGATCTTACCAACTCCTAAATTTTATGTTCACTCAACGAAAAGCTCGCTGACAGACTCGTCGTTGCTCACTCGACGCATAGTCTCAGCAAGTATTTCCGCAATGCTCAACTGCCTAATGTTCGGGCACGCTGCCGCCTTATCACTAAGCGGGATACTATCACTTACCACCAGTTCATCAAGCCCCGAGGCGGCAATCTTGTTTACTGCATCGCCGGAGAGAACCGGGTGAGTTATATAGGCAACCACTTTGCGCGCGCCCCTATCCTTGAGCGCATTTGCTGCCTGACAAAGAGTCCCCGCAGTGTCCACTATATCATCCACGATTATGCACGTCTTATCTTCAACATCACCAATGATGTGCATTATGGACGACTCATTGGGTCGCGGCCGTCGCTTATCAATTATTGCCAATTCAGCGTCATCCAAACGCTTTGCTACAGCGCGAGCCCTTACAACTCCACCGACATCGGGGGAGACGACGACCTTGCGCGGGTATAGCTGCCTCCATATATCCCCGAGCAGGATCGGCGATGCATAGACATTGTCTACAGGTATATTGAAGAAACCCTGGATCTGGTCGGCGTGAACATCTACGGTTATGATTCTGTCGTAACCGGCCGCCTGCAGCATGTCCGCAACAAGTTTTGCCGATATAGGAACTCGCTGCGAGCGCGGCCGCCTATCCTGGCGAGCATAACCGAAATAGGGAATCACCGCAGTGACCCGAGCTGCCGAGGAACGCCGCAGCGCATCTACAATGGTCAGCAACTCCATGAGGTTGTCGTTAGCGGGACGACATGTAGACTGAACCACGAACACATCCTTCCCTCGGACATGTTCGTTGATCTCCACCATTATCTCGTCGTCACTGAACCGGTCTACTACGGCGTGTCCGAGACGTGCTTTGAGGTGGGCTGCTATCGCTTCGGCGAGGTGGGGATTAGAATTCCCCGTAAAAACCATCATAGGACCGTTGATATGCACGGCTAGACGTCCATCCCTCTACTCGGCAATCAAGAGTATATGGCTGGGGCGGCAGGATTCGAACCTGCGAATGCCGGTACCAAAAACCGGTGCCTTACCGCTTGGCTACGCCCCATTTGTCGATTGGTTGCTACTAAGCCCTAGCTTGGGCCAGCTCAAACTCAATAGCTGACTTCGCTATGCCCCTGCTGACAAAGCCACCCCATTTGGATGGCATGCTGTCCAGAGCCTCACGTGCCTCCGCCTCTTCTCCAAAGGGCACAAAGCAGCAGGCCCCCGTGCCACTCATACGAGCTCTGCCGTGCGAACTCAACCATTCTAACGCAGATTCGACTTCAGGCCAATGGGCTCGGACTACTGACTCACAGTCATTCCTAGCGTCGCCAGCTAGCAGGTCGCGTATTTTGATAGGAAGTGTGTCGCGTGTCAAACGCGGATCACAAAAAACTTGAGCCGTAGAGATAGCCACCCCCGGGTCGACTACCAGGTACCACTGCGATTCGGCAATTCTTTCCGGCAAGGGCTCCAGGATTTCCCCCACTCCTTGAGCCCAAGCGCTGTAGCCGCGGACAAAAACCGGAACATCGGCACCCAAACCAAGCCCAATCTGCGCTAAGCGATCGCGGCCGAACCCCAAGCCCCAGATATAATCTAAGGCGAGCAGAGCGGTTGCGGCATCGGAGGAGCCGCCTCCCAGCCCGCCACCAGCTGGCAATCGTTTCTCGAGCCATATGTCGGCTCCCAAGCATGTACCAGCTGCCGCTTGCAGAGCCCTAGCTGCACGAACCGTCAGATCATCTTCAGCTGCAACCCCAGGTATATCTTTGCACCTGATTATCTTAGTGTCGTCGCGCCGTCGCAGATGCACAACATCACAATGATCGAGCAGCTGAAAAGCGGTCTGCAACTCATGATAGCCATCTTCTCGCCTACCAAGCACGTGCAGAAATAGATTGATCTTGGCCGGCGCCGACCAACTGCTCCACTCACTCATCGTCTATCTGCCAGCTGGACAAGGCAACTCGTAACTGCTTCGCAGACTTTTGAATATCGATCCGTGACGGCATATATATCCCTTCAACACTCTCCCAACGCCTAAACTCAACCTGCCATCCATTCTGGACAATTTGCCGCGGGCGCCCCCGCGCATCGATATCCTTATCCCCCACCTCGAGTTCCTCGGCCGGCAAACCAACTATCCAGTAACGTAACGCCGATACGGGCAAGTCGTAGCCGGTATGCGTAGCGAACAGACTCTCCGGATCTGGCGCCGAATGCGCTTGCCCCGAGCCGTCATTGAGGACTACTGCGCCCGGCTGCCCACTCACCCTGACCGCACCGGCACCGAAGGGACCGGATAGGTTGATGTCGAAAACTTCATCGCGCTGCTGCCAGCGCAAACTCAGGGTAGCCCCTTCGCCATTCACACGTACCGCGGCGCGCCCACTCACCGACCAACGGAGTAAATCTTTGCGCTCCTCAACAAACTCAGCGTGAGCATCGGCGCGTTCTTCCTCGTCAACCAACAAAGCACAGCCAGAAGCGCCAAACAAGACGGCCAGAACAGCAACCACTGCCAACCGCCGCCAAGATATTGCCATCACCTAAAGCTCCTCCTTATCGACCTCGTAACGCTCAAGAGTCTCTTTCAACACACTGTGCGAAGAGTCAATCTCAACGGCTTGTCGCCATACTTGCTGCGCCTTGTCAGGCTTATCAAGTTCCCAGAGGAGCTCTCCGAGATGGGCACCAATTTCCGCATCTTTCTCTTGCTCCCAGGCGCGCTCCAGGTATTCCAGCGCCTCCTCCAAGCGCCCCAAACGATAGAGGACCCAGCCCTTACTATCCAGGATTGCCGCACTGGTAGGGCGCTTTTCTAACGCCTTGGTAATCAGCTCCAACGCCTCCTCGAGGTCGCGGTCGTTATCAGCCAATGTATAACCGAGAGCATTCATGGCGTGCGGGTCATCGGGCGCTAGCTCAAGGACACGGCGCAAATCTTCCTCGGCGCTAACATCATCGCCCATCATCGCCCGCAACACGCCCCGGCCATATAGCAAGTCGACATCTGTGCCGACCGCTTCGAGTGCCTCACTGTAAACCGCTAATGCCGCATCTTCCTTGCCCTTCTTACGAAGCAAGCGCGCTTTATCCATGGCGCTGCGCGGCAACCAATCTGACTCCTGCTCAAGCGCCAACTGATAAGCTCGGGCCGCGGCTTGGAGGGCTATAGCCGTGCGCCCCAATCGCTCTGCGGTTTGGGCCAGCACAATATGCCCTTGTTCTACCTCAGCGTGCTTATCTGCCAACCTCTTGAGAGTACTCAACGCCTTATCACTGTCATCGACACCATGCAAAAGAGTACTCTCAAGGAGAGCGAAAGCTCCTCCCTTAGCCCCCTGCCACCCATCGATGAATCTATCAAAATGGGCAACGGCTTCGTCTATATCCCCTCTGCGCAGCGCCACCATGCCCAGCAACTGGCCTGCCACCGCCCGATCTGGAGCGATATCTTGTAACCGCTTAGCTGCTAATTCGATGCTCTTATCGTCTTCGAGCAACACGGCCAACCGCACAGCCCTCTCAACCACACCCAGATCCTCGGTTAGCTGCATGGCGTCAATATAATGCTCCAGGGCCCAGTCTGGACGCTCCTTTTCCTTCGCCACCCCAGCAGCGAGTACATGCCGGATAGCCAAGGTTCGCTGATCAGGCTCCCAAGAGTCGACCTCTGCTATAGGTTGCTGCACTGCTCGCCGATCCTGACCCGGATGAGTACATCCAGCAACTATTGTTGCAACTGTTATAAACACAACGCTCACGGCACGCGGCAAACAGCGATGTGTCATCATCTAACCGAACCTCCCTAGGCTCTAAAATAGGCCTTCCAGTTATTTCTCAAGGCTTCCCCGAGCCCACCCAACTGCCCCGATGTAGAGGGCGCCGTCAATCCATCGTGGCGGCCCCATGACGCCATCCTTGACGCCAACCCTCACGATGGGGCAATTGAGTGGCTCCGAGGATACCTTTAGGGGTATCCTTGAGCACTGTATCCGGCTGCACACCAACCAACCCGGGCATTTTTTCGCAGGGCCAACTATTTACTCTAACAGTCGCCATTAGTGACAATAATGCTGTAAAGTTCTGATGGTGCCTAAACCAGCTAACGGATGCCAGCCTTATGCCATTATTCGCAATAGGACTTAACCACGAGAGCGCACCTGTGGCCGTACGTGAGAGCTTGGCATTCAATGCCGAATCACTGCCCGAGGCGCTCCAAAAGGCGAAGAGCGAGACCTGCGCGGAGGAAGTAGCCATCCTCTCCACTTGTAACCGCACAGAGATATATGTGCGCCTCCCGCACACCGATCCTGAGGTGGTCGTGGGCTGGCTCGCTCGCTATCAAGGGGTTGATTTGCGCAAGGTACGTCCGCATTTGTATGTGCGCCGCAGTACCGAGGCAATGCGCCACTTGATGCGGGTCTCCGCCGGCTTGGATTCTTTGGTCCTAGGCGAACCGCAAATACTTGGCCAAGTGAAGAGCGCTTACCAAAAAGCATCGTCTGCGGGCAGCTTGGGCGCGGTTCTAGACAGGCTATTCCAACACGCCTTTTCGGTAGCTAAACAGGTCCGCACCGATACCGATATTGGCTCTAACCCTATATCGGTAGCCTTTGCTGCCGTCACCATGGCAAGGCAGATTTTCGATGACTTTCCCAAGCGGACAGCCTTGCTTATCGGTGCAGGAGAGACAATTGAGCTTGTGGCCCGCCACTTAGCTCAAAACGGCATCGGCAACGTGCTTGTTGCCAACCGCAATGTCGAACGCGCTAAGCGTTTGGCTGAAGCCCATGACGGGGAGGCAATGGGGCTTAGTGACATGTCTCGCCGCCTTAGCGAGGCAGATATTGTGGTCTCCTCAACTGGCAGCTCCCTCCCAGTGCTTGGCAAGGGCAGCGTAGAAAGGGCAGTACGCGCACGCCGCCACCGCCCCATGTTCATGCTCGATCTGGCAGTGCCGCGCGATATCGAGCCTGAAGCCGGGGAAATGGATGATGTCTATCTGTATACTGTAGATGACTTGAGGGATGTGGTTGCTGAAAACATGCGCTCGCGCCAAGAGGCGGCACAACAAGCCGAGCAGATCGTCGAGCGCCAGGTGCACCAATATCTGCAGTGGCGCCGGGCACGAGACGCCGGAGAGGCTATCAGGACATTTCGCGAGCGCGCGCACAGCTATGCTCGTGCGACGCGCGCACAGGCAGCAAGGCGCATTGAGCGGGGCGACGACCCACATGAAGTGCTTGAGTGGATGACCCATACATTAACCCGGCGGCTCATTCATGCCCCCACTGTAGGGCTGAGGGCGGCGGCCGCAACTGGGGAAAACACTCGCATCAAACATGCATTACAGACTTTGGCAATTGATCAGCAAGTAGTAGAGAG
This Halorhodospira halochloris DNA region includes the following protein-coding sequences:
- a CDS encoding tetratricopeptide repeat protein, producing MMTHRCLPRAVSVVFITVATIVAGCTHPGQDRRAVQQPIAEVDSWEPDQRTLAIRHVLAAGVAKEKERPDWALEHYIDAMQLTEDLGVVERAVRLAVLLEDDKSIELAAKRLQDIAPDRAVAGQLLGMVALRRGDIDEAVAHFDRFIDGWQGAKGGAFALLESTLLHGVDDSDKALSTLKRLADKHAEVEQGHIVLAQTAERLGRTAIALQAAARAYQLALEQESDWLPRSAMDKARLLRKKGKEDAALAVYSEALEAVGTDVDLLYGRGVLRAMMGDDVSAEEDLRRVLELAPDDPHAMNALGYTLADNDRDLEEALELITKALEKRPTSAAILDSKGWVLYRLGRLEEALEYLERAWEQEKDAEIGAHLGELLWELDKPDKAQQVWRQAVEIDSSHSVLKETLERYEVDKEEL
- the hemA gene encoding glutamyl-tRNA reductase translates to MPLFAIGLNHESAPVAVRESLAFNAESLPEALQKAKSETCAEEVAILSTCNRTEIYVRLPHTDPEVVVGWLARYQGVDLRKVRPHLYVRRSTEAMRHLMRVSAGLDSLVLGEPQILGQVKSAYQKASSAGSLGAVLDRLFQHAFSVAKQVRTDTDIGSNPISVAFAAVTMARQIFDDFPKRTALLIGAGETIELVARHLAQNGIGNVLVANRNVERAKRLAEAHDGEAMGLSDMSRRLSEADIVVSSTGSSLPVLGKGSVERAVRARRHRPMFMLDLAVPRDIEPEAGEMDDVYLYTVDDLRDVVAENMRSRQEAAQQAEQIVERQVHQYLQWRRARDAGEAIRTFRERAHSYARATRAQAARRIERGDDPHEVLEWMTHTLTRRLIHAPTVGLRAAAATGENTRIKHALQTLAIDQQVVERSGEGDDSRQAGEDGGETRGDWSAASGS